From a single Cotesia glomerata isolate CgM1 linkage group LG6, MPM_Cglom_v2.3, whole genome shotgun sequence genomic region:
- the LOC123267123 gene encoding poly [ADP-ribose] polymerase-like isoform X1, which produces MSSLKVNNENIWQLSDNIDQQHLRLLIANCAVFQEQKFIYTDHRRNFSVTFIKSSVQCKKLFYHYYRVQILEPGFRGREVKKYDVEESWGTFESSDHRRHSEKYDRDTAVSVFQLYTSEFYVNDKFSMIISVVEKKILLDFALKNLLKDIINYNFIIKVIKEHELVMKNIKEAFLRIRARTHKGSQPVVLADEKLAKIMTDEDPALVTKIIKTILDGIDEFYSTTNSEIINEAANFWNAFYKKLGAKIEVLDLSTDFIKIVQKYVKNTHSPRHGNYVLHVLNVFNIHRSDDIGLFMDQIGNKKLLWHGTKTENIASILSEGFKVPHKPSHGRMFGHGIYFSNSVSKAANYCGCNRENSEGYLLLCEVALGNTMELYEAETDTWMLPLGIHSIVGKGLFSPYSNDKAIVYQDVEVPYGEIVKNVFSPNTTLLHDEFIVFNTSQIRIRHLVAVKFYFKKLKKAD; this is translated from the exons ATGTCTTCTCTAAaag TGAACAATGAAAATATCTGGCAATTATCTGACAACATAGATCAACAGCACTTGAGACTTTTAATCGCCAATTGTGCAGTTTTTCaggaacaaaaatttatatacacaGATCACAGAAGAAATTTTTCCGTAACATTTATAAAGTCCAGCGTTCAGTGCAAAAAgctattttatcattattacagAGTGCAAATACTAGAGCCTGGTTTCAGAGGaagagaagttaaaaaatatgacgTGGAAGAAAGTTGGGGAACTTTTGAATCTTCAGATCACAGAAGACATTCGGAAAAGTATGATCGCGACACTGCTGTTAGTGTATTTCAGCTTTACACCTCAGAATTTTAcgtaaatgataaattttccaTGATTATCAGTgtggttgaaaaaaaaattttgcttgatTTCGcgttgaaaaatttgttaaaagatataattaattacaactttataataaaagtaattaaagaGCATGAGTTGGTTATGAAGAACATCAAAGAAGCTTTCTTGAGGATTCGTGCTAGAACTCACAAAGGCAGTCAACCAGTGGTGCTGGCTGATGAGAAGCTAGCCAAGATAATGACTGATGAAGACCCTGCATTAGTGACCaagataattaaaacaatattagATGGAATAGATGAGTTCTATTCGACTACAAACTCTGAGATTATAAATGAAGCTGCCAATTTCTGGAAtgctttttataaaaaattgggaGCCAAAATAGAAGTTCTTGACCTAAGTActgatttcataaaaatagttcaaaagtATGTTAAAAACACTCACTCTCCACGCCACGGGAATTATGTTCTGCATGTGTTGAATGTTTTCAACATCCACAGATCCGACGACATAGGACTGTTCATGGATCAAATTGGcaacaaaaaattactttggCATGGAACGAAGACAGAAAACATCGCATCTATATTATCTGAAGGTTTCAAAGTTCCGCATAAACCTAGTCATGGTAGAATGTTCGGCCACGGAATTTACTTCAGCAATTCAGTGTCAAAAGCAGCCAATTATTGTGGCTGCAACAGGGAAAATTCTGAAGGTTATTTGCTGCTGTGTGAAGTCGCTCTGGGTAACACGATGGAATTGTATGAAGCTGAGACAGATACGTGGATGCTACCTTTGGGAATACATTCGATTGTTGGCAAAGGACTCTTTTCACCCTACTCAAACGATAAGGCCATTGTTTATCAAGATGTTGAAGTTCCTTATGGGGAAATAGTTAAGAATGTCTTTTCTCCTAACACTACTCTGCTTCACGatgaatttattgtttttaataccTCGCAAATTCGCATTCGACATCTTGTAGctgtgaaattttattttaaaaaattgaagaaagcTGATTGA
- the LOC123267130 gene encoding uncharacterized protein LOC123267130, translated as MSTVGRSQSLLTKAKEPAVEESHQNGGADGEQLKRHQSLPSMALEASPDSTTPSQASSPDMFDDSDQEPSVQVLTSQSSFASSSQESESGNSSEDGIVIDIAYLR; from the exons ATGTCTAcag ttggTCGTTCCCAGTCTCTGCTAACTAAAGCAAAAGAACCCGCTGTAGAAGAATCTCATCAAAATGGAGGTGCTGACGGTGAACAACTGAAACGGCATCAATCTCTTCCTTCAATGGCGCTAGAAGCTTCACCTGATTCAACGACTCCCAGCCAGGCGAGTAGCCCTGACATGTTTGATGATTCTGATCAGGAGCCATCTGTGCAAGTATTGACTTCACAGTCAAGTTTTGCATCCAGCAGCCAGGAATCTGAGTCTGGTAACAGCAGCGAGGACGGAATTGTCATCGACATCGCGTACCtccgataa
- the LOC123267125 gene encoding uncharacterized protein LOC123267125: MISRYLLEDGSDEEATRESPEGSNNNEEASRESPESEKDTRDPPEGEEDTRDSPEGTEATRDSPDGGDDEAAYQYQNKAFREENTDNSQRDKRSDREAADDDGDGSPKDTYRQKFMINYIQKTISVDQKDILDDEEATEDNAMFDKCDLIEPWLKRLNIESGSENQNNQTDLDSIIEKNLNSLDYNREGYSEILGVESRPVTPDIFPQVDDQFRYNSPGPSSSSS; this comes from the coding sequence ATGATATCGCGTTATTTGTTAGAAGATGGTAGCGACGAGGAAGCTACTCGTGAATCACCAGAaggtagtaataataatgaagaagCTAGTCGTGAATCTCCAGAAAGTGAAAAAGATACTCGTGATCCTCCAGAAGGTGAAGAAGATACTCGTGATTCTCCAGAAGGTACAGAAGCTACTCGTGACTCACCAGACGGTGGTGATGATGAAGCTGCTTATCAATATCAAAATAAGGCATTTCGCGAAGAAAACACTGATAATTCTCAAAGAGATAAAAGAAGTGATAGAGAAGCAGctgatgatgatggtgatggTTCACCCAAAGATACTTATAGACAAAAATTCATGATTAATTACATTCAAAAAACTATCAGTGTCGATCAAAAAGACATTTTAGATGATGAAGAAGCTACTGAGGATAATGCAATGTTTGATAAGTGTGATCTAATTGAACCCTGGTTAAAACGTCTTAATATCGAATCTGGTTcagaaaatcaaaataatcaaaCAGATTTAGACTCtataattgagaaaaatttgaacTCACTGGATTATAATAGAGAAGGTTATAGCGAAATTTTAGGGGTTGAAAGTCGACCGGTAACTCCTGATATTTTTCCTCAAGTTGATGATCAATTTAGATACAATTCACCAGGCCCttcatcttcttcttcttaa
- the LOC123267127 gene encoding cytadherence high molecular weight protein 3-like isoform X1 yields the protein MGDFGYNPAHIYYYNHHGFLVEFYDNDSEEDYYDSEEEVYFDQLDDAAEPNGIIIEDIFDQPDYDEDVYDQPYYVEDVYDQLPVEENGGSDYEDSYDTQDDVENVDLPNDYVEDLSYHDANDVPEYYDDYISDNEADYWENYQNDYESSSYYVDSDDYFSD from the coding sequence ATGGGCGACTTTGGCTATAATCCTGCTCACATATATTATTACAATCATCACGGTTTTTTGGTTGAATTTTACGATAATGATTCTGAAGAAGATTATTATGACTCAGAAGAAGAAGTCTATTTCGATCAGCTGGATGATGCTGCTGAGCCAAatggaataataattgaagataTTTTTGATCAACCAGATTACGATGAAGATGTTTATGATCAACCATATTACGTTGAAGATGTTTACGATCAACTTCCTGTTGAAGAAAATGGTGGAAGTGATTATGAAGATAGTTATGATACCCAAGATGATGTGGAGAATGTCGATCTTCCAAACGATTATGTTGAAGACTTAAGTTACCATGATGCTAATGATGTTCCGGAATATTATGATGATTATATTTCTGATAATGAAGCTGATTATTGGGAGAATTACCAAAATGATTACGAAAGCTCAAGTTATTATGTCGATTCTGATGATTACTTCAGTGATTAG
- the LOC123267123 gene encoding poly [ADP-ribose] polymerase-like isoform X2, producing the protein MSSLKVNNENIWQLSDNIDQQHLRLLIANCAVFQEQKFIYTDHRRNFSVTFIKSSVQCKKLFYHYYRVQILEPGFRGREVKKYDVEESWGTFESSDHRRHSEKYDRDTAVSVFQLYTSEFYVNDKFSMIISVVEKKILLDFALKNLLKDIINYNFIIKVIKEHELVMKNIKEAFLRIRARTHKGSQPVVLADEKLAKIMTDEDPALVTKIIKTILDGIDEFYSTTNSEIINEAANFWNAFYKKLGAKIEVLDLSTDFIKIVQKSDDIGLFMDQIGNKKLLWHGTKTENIASILSEGFKVPHKPSHGRMFGHGIYFSNSVSKAANYCGCNRENSEGYLLLCEVALGNTMELYEAETDTWMLPLGIHSIVGKGLFSPYSNDKAIVYQDVEVPYGEIVKNVFSPNTTLLHDEFIVFNTSQIRIRHLVAVKFYFKKLKKAD; encoded by the exons ATGTCTTCTCTAAaag TGAACAATGAAAATATCTGGCAATTATCTGACAACATAGATCAACAGCACTTGAGACTTTTAATCGCCAATTGTGCAGTTTTTCaggaacaaaaatttatatacacaGATCACAGAAGAAATTTTTCCGTAACATTTATAAAGTCCAGCGTTCAGTGCAAAAAgctattttatcattattacagAGTGCAAATACTAGAGCCTGGTTTCAGAGGaagagaagttaaaaaatatgacgTGGAAGAAAGTTGGGGAACTTTTGAATCTTCAGATCACAGAAGACATTCGGAAAAGTATGATCGCGACACTGCTGTTAGTGTATTTCAGCTTTACACCTCAGAATTTTAcgtaaatgataaattttccaTGATTATCAGTgtggttgaaaaaaaaattttgcttgatTTCGcgttgaaaaatttgttaaaagatataattaattacaactttataataaaagtaattaaagaGCATGAGTTGGTTATGAAGAACATCAAAGAAGCTTTCTTGAGGATTCGTGCTAGAACTCACAAAGGCAGTCAACCAGTGGTGCTGGCTGATGAGAAGCTAGCCAAGATAATGACTGATGAAGACCCTGCATTAGTGACCaagataattaaaacaatattagATGGAATAGATGAGTTCTATTCGACTACAAACTCTGAGATTATAAATGAAGCTGCCAATTTCTGGAAtgctttttataaaaaattgggaGCCAAAATAGAAGTTCTTGACCTAAGTActgatttcataaaaatagttcaaaa ATCCGACGACATAGGACTGTTCATGGATCAAATTGGcaacaaaaaattactttggCATGGAACGAAGACAGAAAACATCGCATCTATATTATCTGAAGGTTTCAAAGTTCCGCATAAACCTAGTCATGGTAGAATGTTCGGCCACGGAATTTACTTCAGCAATTCAGTGTCAAAAGCAGCCAATTATTGTGGCTGCAACAGGGAAAATTCTGAAGGTTATTTGCTGCTGTGTGAAGTCGCTCTGGGTAACACGATGGAATTGTATGAAGCTGAGACAGATACGTGGATGCTACCTTTGGGAATACATTCGATTGTTGGCAAAGGACTCTTTTCACCCTACTCAAACGATAAGGCCATTGTTTATCAAGATGTTGAAGTTCCTTATGGGGAAATAGTTAAGAATGTCTTTTCTCCTAACACTACTCTGCTTCACGatgaatttattgtttttaataccTCGCAAATTCGCATTCGACATCTTGTAGctgtgaaattttattttaaaaaattgaagaaagcTGATTGA
- the LOC123267127 gene encoding uncharacterized protein LOC123267127 isoform X2 encodes MGDFGYNPAHIYYYNHHGFLVEFYDNDSEEDYYDSEEEVYFDQLDDAAEPNGIIIEDIFDQPDYDEDVYDQLPVEENGGSDYEDSYDTQDDVENVDLPNDYVEDLSYHDANDVPEYYDDYISDNEADYWENYQNDYESSSYYVDSDDYFSD; translated from the exons ATGGGCGACTTTGGCTATAATCCTGCTCACATATATTATTACAATCATCACGGTTTTTTGGTTGAATTTTACGATAATGATTCTGAAGAAGATTATTATGACTCAGAAGAAGAAGTCTATTTCGATCAGCTGGATGATGCTGCTGAGCCAAatggaataataattgaagataTTTTTGATCAACCAGATTACGATGAAG ATGTTTACGATCAACTTCCTGTTGAAGAAAATGGTGGAAGTGATTATGAAGATAGTTATGATACCCAAGATGATGTGGAGAATGTCGATCTTCCAAACGATTATGTTGAAGACTTAAGTTACCATGATGCTAATGATGTTCCGGAATATTATGATGATTATATTTCTGATAATGAAGCTGATTATTGGGAGAATTACCAAAATGATTACGAAAGCTCAAGTTATTATGTCGATTCTGATGATTACTTCAGTGATTAG